From a region of the Acinetobacter larvae genome:
- a CDS encoding fimbria/pilus outer membrane usher protein, with product MLRSYFMWQQLRCCCLGLLCAVTGLTAVVYAGELPPPPRSEADLNQIFKLYLSLVVNDTATQKIIPVIVKGDDFYIEKKALQQLGIQFDATALLPSTGSNSTVESVNEVDGLSYQDILLLGLSNQVEDWLNLKKMPELKMDYAASQQSLLLELPAAWLPTQMLGRDSWYQAEQAQSSFGLLNNYDFYMTRDENDRYNSNVLLEQRLFSKFGIVKNTGLYTHNQQQYSIDGQKLQQDNGYRRYDTYWQYDHQPSATSWLIGDVISASKNSWGSAIRLGGIQIRRDYGTRPDLITYPLPQFTGQASLPSSVDLIINGQTAQQSHVQSGPFVINSLPFVSGRGDAVIVTTDQLGRQVSTTVPFYVSNNLLKKGLLDYAFSAGKLRENYARRDFDYGQFVSSFDARYGLNNFWTLEGRAEYSRDIQVAGLGSMLRLWNYGILSAAYSLSHVDDKVRHDEVAAQGHQYTVAYQYNRNRFGFSFAHRHRNENFSDLSGLGYNDLISVNSQDTYTAQSYVSTNRSGTFGLGYIQTAVSDYKNKLLNMSWAPLLPSALQGLMVSVSAGHDLMTHQWSAAIQLSIPLFKQNSNLSSGYYKDYSTRSGYINYNRNVPSGGGFGFEISRRFNHEQDDLNQARIRYRNAYFNSDFGLSGIDQDYRYWLGLSGGLLLSKQGLFAANQLGESFSLVDTHGVADVPVYYENSYIGRSNRRGYVFVPSVTPYYSAKYRIDPLDLNSNFNAARTEQRVVAQRGSGIVVDFPIHHSLSANVYLQDQAGQPIAIGALVHRAAQESRYVGMDGIVYLEDLQHHNAISVQQPQGEICHASFDIDVQQAAQEIVVVKGVLCRKEQP from the coding sequence ATGTTACGCTCTTATTTTATGTGGCAGCAGCTGCGATGCTGTTGCCTCGGCTTACTCTGCGCTGTTACTGGGCTGACAGCAGTGGTTTATGCGGGTGAATTACCGCCACCACCGCGCAGCGAAGCCGATTTAAATCAAATTTTTAAACTATATTTAAGCTTGGTTGTAAATGACACAGCAACGCAAAAAATTATTCCTGTCATCGTTAAAGGTGATGATTTTTATATTGAGAAAAAAGCCTTACAGCAGTTGGGTATACAGTTTGATGCTACGGCATTGCTCCCTAGCACAGGGTCTAACTCCACAGTAGAGTCAGTCAATGAGGTTGACGGTTTAAGTTATCAGGATATCTTACTTTTGGGGTTGAGCAATCAGGTTGAAGATTGGTTGAATCTGAAAAAGATGCCTGAGCTGAAAATGGATTATGCTGCGAGCCAACAAAGTTTGTTGCTTGAACTTCCCGCCGCATGGCTGCCAACACAAATGTTAGGACGTGATTCCTGGTACCAAGCTGAGCAAGCACAGTCTAGTTTTGGTCTGCTCAATAACTATGATTTTTATATGACCCGTGATGAGAATGATCGCTATAACAGCAATGTGTTATTGGAACAACGGCTGTTTTCTAAATTTGGTATTGTGAAAAATACGGGTTTATACACGCATAACCAGCAGCAATATAGTATAGATGGACAGAAACTGCAGCAAGACAATGGTTATCGCCGCTATGACACCTATTGGCAATATGATCATCAACCTTCCGCGACCTCATGGTTGATCGGCGATGTGATCTCTGCCAGTAAAAATAGCTGGGGATCGGCTATTCGTTTGGGGGGAATACAGATCCGTCGTGATTATGGTACGCGCCCAGATTTAATCACTTATCCTTTGCCGCAGTTTACAGGACAAGCCAGTTTACCCAGTAGTGTAGACCTGATTATTAATGGTCAAACGGCTCAGCAAAGCCATGTTCAGTCTGGTCCTTTTGTGATTAATAGTCTGCCCTTTGTGTCGGGGCGTGGCGATGCCGTGATTGTGACGACAGACCAATTAGGTCGCCAAGTCTCTACGACAGTACCTTTTTATGTATCCAATAACTTATTGAAAAAGGGTTTATTGGATTATGCATTTAGTGCTGGGAAGCTCAGAGAAAATTATGCACGACGTGATTTTGATTATGGACAATTTGTAAGTTCATTTGATGCACGTTATGGCTTAAATAACTTTTGGACCCTAGAAGGGCGAGCAGAATATTCTCGTGATATTCAAGTGGCTGGTTTGGGGTCAATGTTGCGTTTATGGAATTATGGGATATTGAGCGCAGCATATAGTCTGAGTCATGTTGATGACAAGGTGCGGCATGACGAGGTTGCAGCACAAGGTCACCAATATACTGTGGCCTATCAATACAATCGCAATCGTTTTGGTTTTAGTTTTGCGCATCGCCATCGCAATGAAAATTTTAGTGATTTATCTGGCTTAGGATATAACGATCTCATCTCCGTCAACAGTCAGGATACCTATACTGCACAGAGCTATGTCTCGACGAATCGTTCTGGGACCTTTGGGCTGGGGTATATTCAAACAGCTGTCAGTGATTATAAAAATAAATTACTCAATATGTCTTGGGCGCCGCTTCTCCCTAGCGCATTGCAAGGGTTGATGGTTTCTGTGAGTGCTGGTCATGATTTGATGACCCATCAGTGGAGTGCCGCCATTCAACTTTCGATCCCGCTCTTTAAACAGAATAGTAATTTAAGTTCTGGTTATTATAAAGATTATTCTACGCGTTCTGGCTATATCAACTATAACCGTAACGTACCCTCTGGTGGTGGCTTTGGTTTTGAAATCAGTCGACGCTTCAACCATGAGCAAGATGATTTAAACCAAGCACGTATACGCTATCGTAACGCATATTTTAACAGTGACTTTGGTCTCTCAGGCATTGATCAGGATTATCGTTATTGGTTGGGCTTGTCTGGTGGTCTCTTGTTGAGTAAACAGGGCTTATTTGCCGCAAATCAATTGGGTGAATCATTTAGTTTGGTCGATACCCATGGCGTTGCCGATGTCCCCGTTTATTATGAGAATAGTTATATTGGTCGTAGTAATCGCCGTGGTTATGTTTTTGTACCCTCTGTAACCCCCTACTATAGTGCCAAGTATCGTATCGACCCCTTAGATCTCAATTCTAATTTTAATGCCGCACGTACCGAGCAACGCGTGGTCGCACAACGTGGTTCAGGCATTGTGGTGGATTTTCCTATTCATCATTCTCTATCTGCCAATGTTTATTTACAGGATCAAGCTGGGCAACCGATCGCCATAGGTGCATTGGTGCATCGTGCTGCACAGGAATCACGGTATGTCGGTATGGATGGCATCGTTTATTTAGAAGATTTACAACATCATAACGCCATTAGCGTACAACAGCCTCAGGGTGAAATTTGTCACGCAAGTTTTGATATCGATGTGCAGCAAGCTGCGCAAGAGATTGTTGTGGTGAAAGGTGTCTTGTGCCGTAAGGAGCAGCCATGA
- a CDS encoding Csu type fimbrial protein yields MKNIYCIIGLCGTAVLPLSAWAECKQSQSDTVVLEATPSIKLHDEGLADAPFNSGLSCTGLGALNDIHIKYEVHDMPLRLWDESIAASMKIDILDIKKNPVQFFSGVVLSEYGWINLFTGPNNSVKFFVNVPAGQSIRPGNYVASSPFRVQWYYSVPAFAAAGLGFFHESPGFKRGAFNIVKDWGSGVESTVNIKITVTKDCRIVSNDVNFGTAPFAHMLQPVKSSVGVRCSSSTPYSVGLSDGQNYKNNRRNMRSGSNYMGYELYKGNTTARWGSAGQERWLSQDASANAAIYDGLAQQRYDFVAKILEGDNSQLPAGDYNDNISIEVKF; encoded by the coding sequence ATGAAGAATATATATTGCATAATTGGGCTATGCGGTACTGCAGTATTGCCGCTGAGTGCTTGGGCTGAATGTAAGCAAAGTCAAAGTGATACTGTAGTTCTGGAAGCTACACCATCGATTAAGCTCCATGATGAAGGGCTGGCAGATGCGCCATTTAACTCCGGTTTGTCCTGTACGGGATTGGGTGCTTTAAATGATATCCATATAAAATATGAAGTGCATGATATGCCTTTGCGTTTGTGGGATGAGAGCATCGCGGCATCTATGAAGATCGATATTCTGGATATCAAAAAAAATCCGGTCCAGTTTTTTAGTGGTGTTGTGCTCAGTGAATATGGTTGGATTAACCTGTTTACTGGACCGAATAACTCCGTGAAATTCTTTGTCAATGTGCCAGCAGGGCAGTCGATTCGCCCGGGCAACTATGTCGCGTCATCTCCTTTTCGTGTGCAGTGGTATTATTCGGTACCAGCATTCGCCGCGGCTGGGCTGGGGTTTTTTCATGAAAGTCCGGGTTTTAAACGTGGTGCATTCAATATTGTGAAGGATTGGGGCTCGGGTGTGGAGTCAACGGTGAATATCAAGATCACAGTGACGAAAGATTGTCGCATTGTGAGCAATGACGTGAATTTTGGTACAGCACCTTTTGCCCATATGCTACAACCGGTGAAAAGCTCTGTGGGCGTGCGTTGTTCTAGCAGTACGCCCTATAGTGTGGGCTTGAGCGATGGTCAAAATTACAAGAATAATCGCCGTAATATGCGTAGTGGTTCGAATTATATGGGCTATGAACTTTATAAGGGCAACACTACAGCACGTTGGGGCAGTGCTGGTCAGGAAAGATGGCTTAGTCAAGATGCCAGTGCCAATGCTGCGATTTATGATGGTTTGGCACAACAGCGTTATGACTTTGTGGCTAAGATTTTGGAAGGGGATAACAGTCAACTCCCTGCCGGTGACTATAACGATAATATTAGCATTGAAGTAAAATTTTAA
- a CDS encoding IclR family transcriptional regulator, with translation MALSSFGKILTVLNLYSTSRPVIHVDIIAEELGLSRPTSYRYLKELVAADLLQRIGGTSGDYVLGPKIAVLDYISRTTDPMVEISAPFMKEIAERTELCCLLTFLNRDYCLDIHHEVLNNVRLFSYGRGCPRPVYMGASPKMIMAHLHKSKIVDYYQRYAQQLQELGFAEDEQHFVQQLKKIKKQAYVLSRGEIDPNVYGLAVPIHFSNKDAPLALTVVASKNRFEYLNIEKLVQTLQQYAAQIEKQFQDFSANSSFTAAHSATGENNEDPASRQAHMDHSSEQN, from the coding sequence ATGGCGCTTTCTAGTTTTGGTAAAATCCTTACCGTTCTTAATTTATATTCCACCTCAAGACCGGTCATTCATGTGGATATTATCGCTGAAGAGTTAGGTCTCTCTCGGCCAACCAGTTATCGCTATCTCAAAGAACTGGTCGCTGCCGATTTATTACAGCGTATTGGTGGTACATCGGGTGATTATGTACTCGGACCTAAAATCGCTGTATTAGATTATATTTCACGTACCACCGACCCGATGGTAGAAATCAGTGCGCCTTTTATGAAAGAGATTGCCGAGCGCACTGAATTATGTTGTTTACTGACTTTTCTCAATCGGGATTATTGCCTCGACATACATCATGAAGTTTTAAATAACGTGCGTTTATTTTCCTATGGTCGCGGCTGCCCACGCCCCGTCTATATGGGGGCTTCACCAAAAATGATTATGGCGCATTTGCATAAAAGCAAAATTGTGGACTATTACCAACGTTATGCCCAACAATTACAAGAATTAGGCTTTGCCGAAGATGAGCAGCACTTTGTGCAGCAATTGAAAAAAATTAAAAAACAAGCTTATGTATTATCACGTGGTGAGATTGACCCCAATGTGTACGGACTTGCTGTCCCCATTCATTTTTCCAACAAAGATGCGCCTTTGGCCTTAACTGTGGTCGCCAGTAAGAACCGTTTTGAGTATTTAAATATTGAAAAACTAGTTCAAACTTTGCAGCAATATGCCGCACAGATAGAAAAGCAATTTCAAGATTTCTCTGCTAACTCCAGCTTTACCGCAGCGCATTCCGCTACAGGCGAGAACAACGAAGATCCAGCATCAAGACAAGCGCACATGGACCATTCTTCCGAACAAAATTAA